One window of the Runella slithyformis DSM 19594 genome contains the following:
- a CDS encoding PstS family phosphate ABC transporter substrate-binding protein, whose protein sequence is MFSTKMTMFRSLFFVLTVLLAVSCKRPEDSTSHGNITITADESLQPMLDQVYQAYQQTFPETHFNVKYLPEHQAAAFMLKDSARLAFITREFTADEQNVFKAKGIKYNPQYIATDGVALLINRSNSDTLITLEQISGIFKGTVKTWAQLGKGNQTGDIVLVFDNANSSNLNFIMRKFGLTDVKGLNIFSAGSNKNVIEYVKQHPNALGFIGVSWISDGEAPLTAELSQGLRVMGVAEKANPRKEDYHQPFQGDLKWKRYPLHRRVYVISREMHSGLGSGLVNYIMRDVGSLVIEKCGLWPAKPFNREVIIKKEI, encoded by the coding sequence ATGTTCAGTACCAAAATGACGATGTTTAGAAGCTTATTTTTTGTGTTGACAGTGCTTTTGGCAGTATCCTGCAAAAGACCTGAAGATTCGACTTCGCATGGCAACATTACCATTACGGCCGATGAATCTCTTCAACCGATGCTTGATCAGGTGTATCAGGCCTATCAACAAACATTTCCCGAAACCCATTTCAACGTGAAGTATTTGCCTGAACATCAGGCGGCGGCATTTATGTTGAAAGACAGTGCACGTTTGGCATTTATCACCCGTGAATTTACGGCCGATGAACAAAATGTTTTTAAAGCTAAAGGAATAAAATACAATCCCCAGTACATCGCTACCGACGGGGTTGCGCTATTGATAAACCGTTCTAATAGTGATACGCTTATTACCTTGGAACAAATATCGGGTATATTTAAAGGGACGGTCAAAACATGGGCACAACTTGGGAAAGGTAACCAAACGGGCGATATAGTTTTGGTATTTGATAATGCCAATTCTAGTAACCTTAATTTTATCATGAGAAAATTTGGGCTTACGGACGTAAAAGGACTGAACATTTTTTCGGCAGGGTCAAATAAAAACGTTATCGAATACGTAAAACAACATCCCAATGCACTGGGATTTATTGGAGTTAGTTGGATAAGCGACGGTGAGGCTCCTCTTACGGCAGAGCTTTCACAGGGGCTGAGAGTGATGGGGGTTGCGGAAAAAGCAAATCCGAGGAAAGAGGACTATCATCAGCCCTTCCAGGGAGATTTAAAATGGAAACGATATCCGCTGCACCGCAGAGTATATGTCATAAGTCGTGAAATGCACTCCGGTTTAGGAAGCGGCCTTGTCAACTATATCATGCGGGATGTGGGCAGTCTGGTTATAGAAAAATGCGGCCTTTGGCCCGCAAAACCATTTAATCGAGAAGTAATCATAAAGAAAGAAATATAA